One Octopus sinensis linkage group LG20, ASM634580v1, whole genome shotgun sequence DNA window includes the following coding sequences:
- the LOC115222497 gene encoding protein FAM200A-like — protein sequence MNFPSWLTQPLLINVSDATIQYQEELSELQHDESVKTLFKLKGTKMWLYDEVERKYPKISTSARELLIPFPSSYLVECGFSAVDNLLEAKRNRLEITKHGDLRLKLTKLSPQIKNLCCMHQAQGSH from the coding sequence ATGAATTTTCCTTCTTGGTTAACTCAACCGCTTCTGATTAACGTTTCTGATGCTACAATCCAATACCAAGAAGAGTTATCAGAATTACAACATGATGAATCAgtgaagactttgtttaaattgaaaggtacAAAGATGTGGCTATATGACGAGGTTGAAAGAAAATATCCTAAAATTTCTACATCAGCGAGAGAGCTACTGATTCCTTTCCCTTCGTCTTATTTGGTCGAATGTGGTTTTAGTGCAGTTGATAATTTGCTCGAAGCCAAGAGAAACCGGCTTGAGATTACAAAACATGGCGATTTACGACTGAAATTAACAAAGTTGTCTCCTCAAATTAAAAACTTGTGCTGTATGCATCAGGCACAGGGTTCTCACTAA
- the LOC115222498 gene encoding SCAN domain-containing protein 3-like, with the protein MSNESMKAGRLEAHLKVRHPNNSNLDLEYFKSLKEKFKNRTKLTSLFHAKQAPHTRALEASYEISLLIAKHGKNHTIGEQLIKPAISIFLKTVLQKDDGDIRTMPLSNNTVSNRIDEMGQDVESQLIEKLKLRKFSLQMDESTIRDSEALLLTYVRYIDHEEFQEEMLFCESFETTTTANDIYIKIKHYLDANKIPKENLLACAADGAPAMMGKNTGCLKMMKDENPNMLTVHCVIHRENLVAKKLSPVLNKILQSVIKCVNSIKRNSKSERLFKQFCINQSAEHVRLLLHTEVRWLSSGNCLKRFMELFDQINDFLSDKCEMKLLSTMDGKAFVSYLTDIFEKLGNLNKQLQGANMTLIDAKAKIFGFITALELWKKKFSKRNFSELYWLSKCEITNDAGIVIIDHLNILIRISMTDFAI; encoded by the coding sequence ATGAGCAATGAGTCAATGAAGGCAGGTAGGCTGGAAGCGCACTTAAAGGTAAGACATCCTAATAATTCTAATTTAGATTTGGAATACTTcaaatcattgaaagaaaaatttaaaaaccgaACAAAACTCACTTCACTATTTCATGCAAAACAAGCGCCTCATACTCGTGCCCTTGAAGCCAGCTACGAAATCTCCTTGCTTATAGCAAAACATGGAAAGAATCACACTATTGGAGAGCAACTGATTAAACCTGCTATCTCAATATTCTTAAAAACTGTATTACAAAAAGATGATGGAGATATCAGGACTATGCCACTCAGTAATAACACTGTCTCGAACAGAATAGATGAAATGGGGCAAGATGTTGAAAGCCAGCTCATTGAGAAATTAAAATTGCGTAAGTTTTCATTACAAATGGACGAATCCACAATCCGGGACAGTGAGGCTCTGTTATTGACTTATGTGAGGTATATTGACCACGAGGAGTTTCAGGAAGAGATGCTGTTCTGCGAATCGTTTGAAACCACCACAACTGCAAatgatatttacatcaaaatcaaacattATTTGGATGCAAACAAAATACCAAAGGAAAACTTACTGGCATGTGCGGCAGACGGTGCACCTGCCATGATGGGCAAGAATACGGGATGCTTAAAAATGATGAAGGATGAAAATCCAAACATGTTGACTGTCCATTGTGTAATACACCGAGAAAACTTGGTTGCCAAGAAATTGTCCCCTGTTCTTAACAAGATTCTTCAAAGTGTGATCAAGTGTGTCAACAGcattaaaagaaattctaaatcTGAACGTCTTTTTAAGCAGTTTTGTATAAATCAAAGTGCCGAACATGTTCGATTATTGCTTCATACAGAAGTAAGATGGCTATCAAGTGGAAACTGCTTAAAGAGGTTCATGGAATTATTTGATCAGATTAACGACTTTCTTAGTgataaatgtgaaatgaaattgctGTCAACAATGGATGGAAAAgcatttgtcagttatttgacagacATATTTGAGAAACTTGGAAACTTGAATAAACAACTTCAAGGTGCAAACATGACACTTATTGATGCAAAAGCAAAGATTTTTGGATTTATTACAGCTCTCGaattatggaaaaagaaattttCCAAAAGAAATTTCAGTGAACTTTACTGGTTGAGTAAATGTGAAATAACGAATGATGCTGGCATTGTAATTATTGatcatttaaatatcttgataAGGATTTCAATGACAGATTTTGCGATTTAA